Proteins encoded by one window of Acuticoccus sp. MNP-M23:
- a CDS encoding ABC transporter ATP-binding protein: MIAVRNVSKWFGGIHAVRDVTLDIRKGTITGLIGPNGAGKTTLFNIIAGLYEPSSGTVALDGDDVTSLAPHELFGRGLLRTFQLAHEFHSLSVRENLMMVPPGQPGETLGNAWFRPGLVAARERKVREKADEILDFLTLTHLADERAGNLSGGQKKLLELGRTMMVDAKIVFLDEVGAGVNRTLLATIGDVIQRLHTERGYTFCMIEHDMDFIQRLCDPVIVMAEGAVLAEGSADEIMKNEQVIEAYLGTGSKHKKPGAAA; the protein is encoded by the coding sequence ATGATTGCAGTTCGCAACGTCTCCAAATGGTTCGGCGGCATCCATGCTGTCCGCGACGTCACCCTTGATATCCGCAAGGGGACGATCACCGGCCTCATCGGCCCCAATGGCGCCGGAAAGACGACGCTTTTCAACATCATCGCCGGCCTCTACGAGCCGTCCTCCGGGACGGTTGCGCTGGATGGCGACGACGTCACGTCACTCGCGCCGCACGAGCTGTTCGGCCGCGGTCTCCTGCGCACCTTCCAGCTTGCGCACGAATTCCATTCCCTGTCGGTCCGCGAAAACCTGATGATGGTGCCCCCCGGCCAACCCGGCGAGACGCTGGGAAACGCCTGGTTCCGCCCCGGCCTCGTCGCCGCCCGCGAACGCAAGGTGCGCGAGAAGGCCGACGAGATCCTCGACTTTCTCACCCTCACGCATCTGGCGGACGAGCGCGCCGGCAACCTCTCCGGCGGGCAGAAGAAGCTCTTGGAGCTTGGCCGCACGATGATGGTGGATGCCAAGATCGTCTTCCTCGACGAGGTCGGCGCCGGCGTGAACCGCACTCTGCTTGCCACCATCGGCGATGTCATCCAGCGGCTTCACACCGAGCGCGGCTACACCTTCTGCATGATCGAGCACGACATGGACTTCATCCAGCGCCTTTGCGACCCCGTCATCGTGATGGCGGAGGGCGCGGTGCTCGCCGAAGGCAGCGCCGACGAGATAATGAAGAACGAGCAGGTGATCGAGGCCTATCTCGGCACCGGCTCCAAGCACAAGAAGCCGGGGGCCGCCGCGTGA